The following are encoded in a window of Gymnogyps californianus isolate 813 chromosome 21, ASM1813914v2, whole genome shotgun sequence genomic DNA:
- the WNT4 gene encoding protein Wnt-4 isoform X1, whose translation MSPEYFLRSLLLIILATFSANASNWLYLAKLSSVGSISEEETCEKLKGLIQRQVQMCKRNLEVMDSVRRGAQLAIEECQYQFRNRRWNCSTLDTLPVFGKVVTQGTREAAFVYAISSAGVAFAVTRACSSGELDKCGCDRTVQGGSPQGFQWSGCSDNIAYGVAFSQSFVDVRERSKGASSNRALMNLHNNEAGRKAILNNMRVECKCHGVSGSCEFKTCWKAMPPFRKVGNVLKEKFDGATEVEQSEIGSTKVLVPKNSQFKPHTDEDLVYLDSSPDFCDHDLKNGVLGTSGRQCNKTSKAIDGCELMCCGRGFHTDEVEVVERCSCKFHWCCSVKCKPCHRVVEIHTCR comes from the exons ATGAGCCCGGAGTATTTCCTGCGCTCCTTGCTGCTCATCATCCTCGCCACCTTCTCGGCCAACGCCAGCAACTGGCT GTACCTAGCAAAGCTGTCTTCGGTGGGGAGCATCTCCGAGGAGGAGACCTGCGAGAAGCTGAAGGGCTTGATCCAGCGCCAGGTGCAGATGTGCAAGAGGAACCTGGAGGTGATGGACTCGGTGCGGCGCGGAGCCCAGCTGGCCATCGAGGAGTGCCAGTACCAGTTCCGCAACCGCCGCTGGAACTGCTCCACGCTGGACACCCTGCCCGTCTTCGGGAAGGTGGTAACGCAAG GGACGCGGGAGGCAGCATTCGTCTATGCCATCTCTTCGGCAGGGGTGGCCTTCGCAGTGACCCGAGCCTGCAGCAGCGGCGAGCTGGACAAGTGTGGATGCGACCGCACGGTGCAGGGGGGCAGCCCACAGG GCTTCCAGTGGTCGGGCTGCTCCGATAACATCGCCTACGGCGTGGCCTTCTCGCAGTCCTTTGTCGACGTCCGCGAGAGGAGCAAAGGGGCCTCTTCCAACAGAGCGTTAATGAACCTCCACAACAACGAGGCAGGGAGGAAG GCGATCCTGAACAACATGCGGGTGGAGTGCAAGTGTCATGGCGTGTCAGGCTCGTGCGAGTTCAAGACGTGCTGGAAAGCCATGCCCCCCTTCCGCAAAGTGGGCAACGTCCTGAAGGAGAAGTTCGACGGTGCCACAGAGGTCGAGCAGAGCGAGATCGGATCCACCAAAGTGCTGGTGCCCAAAAACTCCCAGTTCAAGCCGCACACAGACGAGGACCTCGTCTACCTGGACTCCAGTCCCGACTTCTGTGACCACGACCTCAAGAACGGGGTGCTGGGCACCAGCGGCCGGCAGTGCAACAAGACCTCCAAGGCTATCGATGGCTGCGAGCTGATGTGCTGCGGCCGGGGCTTTCATACGGACGAAGTGGAGGTTGTGGAAAGGTGCAGCTGCAAATTCCACTGGTGCTGCTCCGTCAAGTGCAAACCCTGCCATCGGGTGGTGGAAATCCATACGTGCCGGTGA
- the WNT4 gene encoding protein Wnt-4 isoform X2, protein MSPEYFLRSLLLIILATFSANASNWLYLAKLSSVGSISEEETCEKLKGLIQRQVQMCKRNLEVMDSVRRGAQLAIEECQYQFRNRRWNCSTLDTLPVFGKVVTQGVAFAVTRACSSGELDKCGCDRTVQGGSPQGFQWSGCSDNIAYGVAFSQSFVDVRERSKGASSNRALMNLHNNEAGRKAILNNMRVECKCHGVSGSCEFKTCWKAMPPFRKVGNVLKEKFDGATEVEQSEIGSTKVLVPKNSQFKPHTDEDLVYLDSSPDFCDHDLKNGVLGTSGRQCNKTSKAIDGCELMCCGRGFHTDEVEVVERCSCKFHWCCSVKCKPCHRVVEIHTCR, encoded by the exons ATGAGCCCGGAGTATTTCCTGCGCTCCTTGCTGCTCATCATCCTCGCCACCTTCTCGGCCAACGCCAGCAACTGGCT GTACCTAGCAAAGCTGTCTTCGGTGGGGAGCATCTCCGAGGAGGAGACCTGCGAGAAGCTGAAGGGCTTGATCCAGCGCCAGGTGCAGATGTGCAAGAGGAACCTGGAGGTGATGGACTCGGTGCGGCGCGGAGCCCAGCTGGCCATCGAGGAGTGCCAGTACCAGTTCCGCAACCGCCGCTGGAACTGCTCCACGCTGGACACCCTGCCCGTCTTCGGGAAGGTGGTAACGCAAG GGGTGGCCTTCGCAGTGACCCGAGCCTGCAGCAGCGGCGAGCTGGACAAGTGTGGATGCGACCGCACGGTGCAGGGGGGCAGCCCACAGG GCTTCCAGTGGTCGGGCTGCTCCGATAACATCGCCTACGGCGTGGCCTTCTCGCAGTCCTTTGTCGACGTCCGCGAGAGGAGCAAAGGGGCCTCTTCCAACAGAGCGTTAATGAACCTCCACAACAACGAGGCAGGGAGGAAG GCGATCCTGAACAACATGCGGGTGGAGTGCAAGTGTCATGGCGTGTCAGGCTCGTGCGAGTTCAAGACGTGCTGGAAAGCCATGCCCCCCTTCCGCAAAGTGGGCAACGTCCTGAAGGAGAAGTTCGACGGTGCCACAGAGGTCGAGCAGAGCGAGATCGGATCCACCAAAGTGCTGGTGCCCAAAAACTCCCAGTTCAAGCCGCACACAGACGAGGACCTCGTCTACCTGGACTCCAGTCCCGACTTCTGTGACCACGACCTCAAGAACGGGGTGCTGGGCACCAGCGGCCGGCAGTGCAACAAGACCTCCAAGGCTATCGATGGCTGCGAGCTGATGTGCTGCGGCCGGGGCTTTCATACGGACGAAGTGGAGGTTGTGGAAAGGTGCAGCTGCAAATTCCACTGGTGCTGCTCCGTCAAGTGCAAACCCTGCCATCGGGTGGTGGAAATCCATACGTGCCGGTGA